Proteins encoded together in one Pseudomonadota bacterium window:
- a CDS encoding OmpH family outer membrane protein, giving the protein MTMKTKLLAAALCGVTALSAAPAAAQVNGIATTDPATVIAVSQARQTAYQQIETTYAAQLQSRQQKEQQAEQLTQQLTQQLDTDGNGQLSEQERAAAQNSSNPLLGQIQTLRTEIDGLERPILRAQLYVIQQIAAQFPAAQQQVISDKSISMILSPESLIYSAPGMNITNDVVTALNTRLPAVSTAVPADWQPSRQVQQLFQQVQQILVLAQLQQRAQQQQQQQQQQQTTQQPTGR; this is encoded by the coding sequence ATGACTATGAAAACCAAATTGCTTGCTGCCGCTCTGTGCGGTGTGACAGCGCTTTCCGCTGCTCCTGCTGCGGCTCAGGTCAATGGCATTGCCACCACCGATCCCGCGACAGTCATCGCTGTCAGCCAGGCACGGCAGACCGCCTACCAGCAGATCGAGACAACCTATGCCGCCCAGCTCCAATCCCGGCAGCAGAAAGAGCAACAGGCGGAGCAGCTGACCCAGCAACTGACCCAGCAACTCGATACCGATGGTAACGGCCAGCTCAGCGAGCAGGAGCGTGCTGCAGCACAAAACTCCAGCAACCCGTTGCTGGGGCAGATTCAGACCCTGCGCACTGAAATTGATGGCCTGGAACGCCCGATCCTTCGCGCGCAGCTTTATGTCATTCAACAGATTGCAGCACAGTTTCCCGCAGCCCAGCAGCAGGTTATCAGCGACAAGAGTATCAGCATGATCCTGTCTCCGGAGTCACTGATCTACAGCGCTCCCGGGATGAACATTACCAATGATGTGGTCACTGCGCTCAACACAAGGCTGCCCGCAGTAAGCACGGCCGTTCCTGCCGATTGGCAGCCATCACGCCAGGTGCAACAGCTGTTTCAGCAGGTGCAGCAAATTCTGGTGCTGGCACAGTTGCAACAGCGTGCCCAGCAGCAGCAACAGCAACAGCAACAGCAGCAGACGACGCAGCAGCCA
- a CDS encoding isoprenyl transferase, translating to MAEAEAGDSEDTQAVDYGVRHAAIIMDGNGRWAKKRHLPRAMGHRAGVEAVRKTVRAARHLGLEALTLYAFSSENWKRPEEEVSDLMGLLRHYIRNDIDELVANNVRLHVIGNYRVLAPDIVAMIDDVLERTADNDGTILAVALNYGGQDEIVRAARAVAAEVARGDVDPGTIAAEHIDAALDTATLPPLDLIIRTSGERRLSNFLLWQSAYAELYFTDTLWPDFSGDHLREALDDFRGRDRRFGGR from the coding sequence CTGGCAGAAGCCGAGGCCGGCGATTCTGAAGACACGCAAGCGGTCGATTATGGCGTACGCCATGCCGCGATCATCATGGACGGCAATGGCCGCTGGGCCAAGAAACGCCATTTGCCGCGCGCCATGGGCCATCGCGCCGGGGTGGAAGCTGTACGCAAGACGGTGCGTGCGGCGCGGCATCTCGGCCTTGAAGCGCTGACATTATATGCCTTTTCATCGGAGAACTGGAAGCGGCCCGAGGAAGAGGTCAGCGACTTGATGGGCCTGCTGCGCCATTATATCCGCAACGATATCGATGAGCTGGTCGCCAATAATGTGCGGCTGCACGTCATCGGCAATTACCGGGTGCTGGCGCCCGATATTGTCGCCATGATCGACGATGTCCTGGAACGCACTGCGGACAATGATGGCACCATATTGGCGGTGGCGCTCAACTATGGTGGCCAGGACGAGATTGTCCGTGCCGCCCGTGCGGTCGCCGCCGAAGTGGCGCGCGGTGACGTTGATCCCGGGACGATTGCAGCAGAGCATATCGATGCCGCGCTCGATACCGCAACTCTGCCGCCGCTCGATCTCATCATCCGCACCTCAGGCGAGCGTCGTCTGTCCAATTTCCTGCTGTGGCAATCGGCCTATGCCGAGCTCTATTTTACCGATACGCTATGGCCCGATTTCAGCGGTGATCATTTGCGCGAAGCGCTGGACGATTTCCGCGGCCGCGATCGCAGATTCGGTGGGCGATAG
- the bamA gene encoding outer membrane protein assembly factor BamA encodes MVSGLLATTILAGLPTSALAQQAPAATPQAAPAPAQPVRQRDVIRSITVNGSERLEPDTIRSYMKLRIGQAYTQETADQALKDLYATELFSDVSIRNNQGAVVITVQENPVINRVILEGNKRLKDDKILPEIRLSPRQIFTRTKVRADVARIIELYKRQGRFAATVEPKMVELPQNRVDIVFEINEGPRSKVRQINIIGNEVFSDGELRGEMVTKQSRFYRFFSSADTYDPDKLAFDQQKLRQFYLTEGYADFRVVSAVAELTPDKRDFIITYVVEEGERYKFGEVTVESELREFDGEVLQRGLRMQTGDFYNAKLVEDTVEQLSETAGLFGYAFADVRPQFRRDKDTLTMNINFLIADSERVYVERVDINGNTLTQDKVVRREFRLTEGDAFNSFQVRRSTNRINSLGFFQEDLEVEQKPGSREDRIILEANVQERPTGELQLSAGFSSIENFILQASIRQRNFRGKGQTLGLSVDYSQFRSSVQVSFTEPYLFDRNISVGADIFRRDLNSFNFNNNNLNTTFEQLTTGASLRVGAPLTEFLSLLLTYRLAVDDVTVDENLFFADLDGDGDTECNPAQAGFFLCDALGSRTTSLIGYSLIYDDRNNRIRPTRGQNFTLSQEFAGLGGAVRYIRTRLNAAKFWNVGNGFIFSLSAEGGHIQPLENRGSPADGIDDVRLIDRFFLGQPQFRGFDIRGVGPRVLRTAIFDTQVGDDGVVTQTPLFEGRRNFQDDALGGRTYYLARAELEIPLGSGARELGLRPSIFVDAGAVFNVVSPILQSPQLVADANPDPTIVDPQPVFLIADPDAELGFRQTFDAVDANGDPNTPALQFQEVFLGDSPTPRITAGIGVNWNSPFGPFRIDFAYDILTQEGDDTRLITFNVGTQF; translated from the coding sequence ATGGTTTCCGGCCTGCTGGCGACGACCATTTTGGCCGGCCTGCCGACATCAGCGCTGGCGCAACAGGCTCCGGCCGCAACTCCGCAGGCCGCGCCGGCACCGGCGCAACCTGTGCGGCAGCGTGATGTTATCCGCTCGATCACTGTAAACGGTTCCGAGCGGCTCGAGCCCGATACCATCCGCTCCTATATGAAGTTGCGTATTGGCCAGGCTTACACCCAGGAAACTGCCGACCAGGCGCTCAAGGATCTCTACGCTACAGAGCTGTTCTCCGACGTCTCGATCCGCAACAATCAGGGTGCGGTTGTCATTACGGTGCAGGAAAACCCGGTGATCAACCGGGTTATTCTGGAAGGAAACAAGCGGCTCAAGGATGACAAAATCCTGCCCGAAATCCGCCTGTCGCCGCGCCAGATTTTCACCCGTACCAAGGTGCGGGCCGATGTCGCGCGGATTATCGAGCTCTACAAGCGCCAGGGCCGTTTTGCTGCAACGGTTGAACCGAAAATGGTCGAACTGCCGCAAAACCGTGTCGATATCGTCTTCGAGATCAATGAAGGCCCGCGCTCCAAGGTGCGGCAGATCAACATTATCGGCAATGAGGTATTTTCCGATGGTGAGCTGCGTGGCGAGATGGTCACCAAGCAGTCGCGCTTTTACCGCTTCTTTAGCTCCGCCGATACCTATGACCCGGATAAACTGGCTTTCGACCAGCAGAAGCTGCGTCAATTCTACCTGACCGAGGGATATGCCGATTTCCGCGTCGTCTCTGCCGTCGCCGAGCTTACCCCGGACAAGCGTGATTTCATCATCACCTATGTTGTCGAAGAGGGCGAGCGCTATAAATTCGGCGAGGTCACCGTCGAGAGCGAGTTGCGCGAATTTGATGGTGAAGTGCTGCAGCGCGGCCTGCGTATGCAGACCGGCGATTTCTACAACGCCAAGCTGGTCGAGGATACCGTCGAGCAGCTCAGCGAGACTGCCGGCCTGTTCGGTTATGCCTTTGCTGATGTGCGGCCGCAATTCCGCCGCGACAAAGACACGCTGACGATGAACATCAACTTCCTGATCGCGGATTCCGAAAGGGTCTATGTCGAGCGTGTCGACATCAACGGCAACACGCTTACCCAGGACAAGGTGGTGCGGCGTGAATTCCGCCTGACCGAGGGCGATGCGTTCAACAGCTTTCAGGTGCGGCGCTCGACCAACCGGATCAATTCGCTCGGCTTCTTTCAGGAGGACCTGGAGGTCGAACAGAAGCCGGGTTCGCGCGAGGACCGCATCATTCTCGAGGCCAATGTCCAGGAACGACCGACCGGCGAATTACAGCTTTCGGCCGGTTTCTCGAGCATCGAGAACTTCATTCTTCAGGCCTCTATCCGTCAGCGCAACTTCCGCGGCAAGGGGCAGACGCTCGGCTTGAGTGTCGATTATTCGCAGTTCCGTTCGAGTGTGCAGGTGAGTTTCACCGAGCCTTATCTGTTCGACCGCAACATCTCGGTCGGCGCCGATATTTTCCGCCGTGACCTCAACAGCTTCAACTTCAACAACAATAATCTCAACACCACGTTCGAGCAGCTGACAACCGGTGCTTCGCTGCGTGTCGGTGCACCGCTGACCGAATTCCTGTCACTGTTGCTGACCTATCGTCTCGCGGTCGATGATGTTACCGTCGATGAGAACCTCTTCTTTGCCGATCTCGATGGCGATGGCGATACCGAATGTAACCCTGCACAGGCCGGCTTCTTTCTCTGTGACGCGCTGGGAAGTCGCACGACCTCGCTGATTGGCTATTCACTGATCTATGATGATCGCAACAACCGCATCCGGCCGACAAGGGGACAGAATTTCACCCTGAGCCAGGAATTTGCCGGTCTTGGCGGTGCCGTGCGCTATATCCGAACCCGGCTGAACGCAGCCAAATTCTGGAATGTCGGCAACGGCTTCATCTTTTCGCTTTCCGCGGAAGGCGGGCATATTCAACCGTTGGAAAATCGCGGTTCTCCGGCTGATGGCATTGACGATGTCCGGCTGATCGACCGTTTCTTCCTGGGCCAGCCACAATTTCGCGGCTTTGATATTCGTGGCGTCGGGCCGCGTGTCTTGCGGACTGCCATCTTCGACACTCAGGTTGGTGATGACGGCGTCGTTACGCAGACCCCCTTGTTCGAGGGACGCCGCAACTTCCAGGACGATGCTCTGGGTGGCCGCACCTATTATCTGGCACGGGCGGAACTGGAAATTCCGCTGGGTTCGGGTGCACGTGAACTTGGCCTGAGGCCATCGATCTTTGTCGATGCCGGTGCCGTTTTCAACGTCGTTTCGCCGATATTGCAGTCGCCACAGCTTGTCGCCGATGCCAATCCTGATCCGACTATCGTCGATCCGCAACCGGTTTTCCTGATCGCCGATCCCGATGCCGAACTCGGTTTTCGCCAGACTTTCGATGCCGTTGATGCCAATGGGGACCCCAATACCCCGGCATTGCAGTTTCAGGAGGTTTTCCTCGGTGACTCGCCAACGCCACGCATAACCGCCGGTATCGGCGTCAACTGGAATTCGCCATTCGGTCCGTTCAGGATCGACTTCGCCTATGACATTCTGACGCAAGAAGGCGACGACACTCGATTGATTACATTTAACGTAGGGACACAATTCTGA
- the pyrH gene encoding UMP kinase has product MTEKRFNRILLKLSGEALMGEGAFGIDPETVQRMALEVKAAQEAGHEICLVIGGGNIFRGMAGAAKGMDRAQADYMGMLATVMNALAMQNALEQLGVDTRVQSAIQMDQVCEPVIRRRALRHLEKGRIVIFAAGVGSPFFTTDSGAALRAAEMQCDALFKGTSVDGVYDSDPKTNPQAVRFDSVSYSEVLAKDLRVMDASAVALCRDNAIPIVVFSIRSQGNLAQVLSGEGVATVVE; this is encoded by the coding sequence ATGACCGAAAAGCGCTTCAATCGCATATTGCTTAAATTGTCCGGTGAGGCGCTGATGGGCGAAGGTGCCTTTGGCATCGATCCCGAAACCGTGCAGCGTATGGCGCTGGAGGTCAAAGCGGCGCAGGAAGCTGGGCATGAAATCTGTCTCGTCATCGGCGGTGGCAACATCTTTCGCGGCATGGCCGGTGCCGCCAAGGGCATGGATCGTGCCCAGGCCGATTATATGGGCATGCTGGCGACGGTTATGAACGCGCTGGCGATGCAGAATGCGCTCGAGCAGCTTGGCGTCGATACACGGGTGCAGTCGGCGATCCAGATGGACCAGGTGTGCGAACCGGTGATCCGCCGTCGCGCGCTGCGCCATCTTGAAAAGGGCCGGATCGTGATTTTCGCCGCCGGTGTTGGCAGCCCGTTTTTCACCACTGATAGCGGCGCTGCACTGCGTGCCGCCGAAATGCAGTGCGATGCGCTGTTCAAGGGTACCAGCGTCGATGGTGTTTATGACAGCGACCCCAAGACCAACCCGCAAGCCGTGCGGTTCGACAGCGTCAGCTATAGTGAGGTTCTGGCCAAGGATCTGCGGGTGATGGATGCCAGCGCAGTGGCGCTGTGCCGCGACAATGCCATTCCGATCGTCGTATTCTCCATCCGCAGTCAGGGTAATCTGGCCCAGGTGCTGTCGGGTGAAGGTGTGGCGACGGTTGTTGAATAA
- the frr gene encoding ribosome recycling factor, protein MAKYDKADLERRMHGAVEALKGDLSGLRTGRANVALLDPVQVEVYGSNMPLNQVATVSVPEPRMLSVQVWDKSNVTPVEKAIRAAGLGLNPISDGQMIRLPIPDLTEERRKELAKLAGQYAEKARIAIRNVRRDGMDAIKADENKKEISEDDRKRLETEVQKLTDDMIAEADEAAAAKEKEILSQ, encoded by the coding sequence ATGGCAAAATATGACAAGGCAGATCTGGAACGCCGCATGCACGGCGCGGTCGAGGCGCTCAAGGGCGATCTCTCCGGCCTGCGCACCGGCCGTGCCAATGTGGCGCTGCTCGATCCGGTGCAGGTAGAGGTCTATGGCTCCAACATGCCGCTCAACCAGGTGGCGACAGTCAGCGTGCCCGAGCCGCGCATGCTGAGCGTACAGGTGTGGGACAAGTCCAATGTGACACCGGTTGAGAAAGCCATTCGCGCAGCCGGTCTGGGGCTGAACCCGATTTCCGATGGCCAGATGATTCGCCTGCCAATCCCCGATCTGACCGAAGAGCGTCGCAAGGAACTGGCCAAGCTGGCTGGGCAATATGCCGAAAAAGCGCGCATCGCCATCCGCAATGTTCGGCGCGACGGCATGGATGCGATCAAGGCTGATGAAAACAAGAAGGAAATCAGCGAAGATGATCGCAAGCGACTGGAAACCGAGGTGCAGAAGCTGACCGACGACATGATCGCCGAGGCGGACGAAGCGGCTGCCGCCAAGGAAAAGGAAATCCTGAGCCAGTGA
- the rseP gene encoding RIP metalloprotease RseP has translation MLENPGLLFSIGAFLLLLGPLVFVHEMGHYLVGRWCGVKAEVFSIGFGKEIFGWYDRLGTRWRVSVLPLGGYVQFAGDMNPASQPDAEWQNLPDAERNKTFQSKSLWQRAAIVFAGPAINFLFAILIFAGFAMVYGKVVTPPVVENVEPGTAAAEYGLQEGDHILAINGEKIEYFGDIRQQVAPWPGGEASLLIERDGAELTKTITLGTAYIEDRFGNRSPYGLLGIAPPERVIEPASLLEAPQIGVEQTVRVVRFMITTLGQIITGSRSLKELGGPLKIGQVSGERLAAGTAEFVELVALISINLGFINLLPIPMLDGGHLLFYAIEAVRRRPAGPRMQEWAFRFGLSFVLLFMVLVTVNDVLSFGLLRVE, from the coding sequence TTGCTGGAAAATCCCGGTCTCTTATTCTCAATCGGCGCGTTCCTGTTGCTGCTCGGGCCTTTGGTGTTTGTCCATGAGATGGGCCACTATCTGGTGGGCCGATGGTGCGGGGTGAAGGCAGAGGTTTTCTCGATCGGTTTCGGCAAGGAAATTTTTGGCTGGTATGACCGGTTGGGCACCCGCTGGCGCGTATCGGTGCTGCCGCTGGGTGGCTATGTCCAGTTTGCCGGCGACATGAACCCGGCAAGCCAGCCCGATGCCGAGTGGCAGAATTTGCCCGATGCCGAACGCAACAAGACATTTCAGTCCAAATCGCTGTGGCAGCGCGCGGCAATCGTCTTTGCCGGTCCGGCGATCAACTTTCTCTTCGCCATTCTGATCTTTGCCGGCTTTGCCATGGTCTATGGCAAGGTGGTGACGCCGCCGGTGGTAGAAAATGTCGAACCCGGAACCGCTGCCGCGGAATATGGACTGCAGGAAGGCGACCATATTCTCGCCATCAATGGTGAGAAAATCGAATATTTCGGCGATATTCGCCAGCAGGTTGCCCCCTGGCCTGGTGGCGAGGCCAGTCTGCTTATCGAGCGCGATGGCGCCGAACTGACAAAAACAATCACCTTGGGCACGGCCTATATCGAGGACCGGTTCGGCAATAGGAGTCCCTATGGCTTGCTCGGCATTGCACCGCCGGAGCGGGTGATCGAGCCGGCTTCACTGCTGGAAGCACCACAAATCGGTGTCGAGCAGACGGTCAGGGTTGTCAGGTTCATGATTACCACATTGGGCCAGATCATCACCGGCAGCCGCTCGCTCAAGGAACTGGGTGGGCCGCTCAAGATCGGCCAGGTCTCCGGTGAACGGCTTGCCGCCGGCACCGCCGAGTTTGTCGAACTGGTGGCGTTGATCTCAATTAACTTGGGGTTCATTAACCTGCTGCCAATCCCGATGCTCGATGGCGGCCATTTGCTGTTCTACGCCATTGAGGCAGTGCGCCGTCGTCCGGCCGGACCGAGGATGCAGGAATGGGCCTTTCGCTTCGGACTGTCCTTCGTGCTGTTGTTCATGGTGCTGGTGACGGTAAATGATGTGTTATCTTTTGGCCTTCTGCGGGTTGAATGA
- a CDS encoding 1-deoxy-D-xylulose-5-phosphate reductoisomerase, with protein MSTTRTVSIFGATGSVGTSTLDLVRSNRDAYRVSVLTAHRDVDQLAALAREFSAELAVIADESRLAELQNALTGSGIEAAAGEAALVAAADHDVDWTMAAIVGCAGLAPTMAALKRGNCVALANKEALVSAGALMTDVARASGASLLPVDSEHNAIFQCLAGGKIEDVRTITLTASGGPFRGRSRSELQSVTPEQAVAHPNWDMGAKISVDSATMMNKGLELIEAYYLFPVGLDNIHILVHPQSVIHSMVEYHDRSTLAQLGSPDMRIPIASALAWPDRMHTDCTPLDLATIGQLDFMAPDEKTFPATAMARAAISAGGARPAMLNAANEIAVAAFLAGKIGFLDIADIVDGVLQSLDCAAPQNIEDVLEIDSLARQAAREQAMLAPVSPG; from the coding sequence GTGAGCACGACCCGCACAGTCTCGATTTTCGGCGCTACCGGTTCGGTTGGCACATCGACACTGGATCTGGTGCGCAGCAACCGGGATGCCTATCGCGTTTCGGTGCTGACGGCACATCGCGATGTCGATCAGCTCGCAGCGCTGGCGCGCGAATTCTCCGCTGAACTGGCGGTAATCGCCGATGAAAGCCGTCTTGCCGAGCTGCAAAATGCGCTGACCGGAAGCGGGATCGAGGCGGCGGCGGGCGAGGCGGCACTGGTCGCTGCTGCCGATCATGATGTCGACTGGACCATGGCGGCAATTGTCGGCTGTGCCGGTCTCGCACCGACCATGGCGGCGCTGAAACGGGGCAACTGCGTCGCACTGGCCAATAAGGAAGCGCTGGTCTCTGCCGGGGCGCTTATGACCGATGTGGCCCGCGCCAGCGGCGCCAGCCTGCTCCCGGTCGATTCAGAGCATAATGCTATCTTCCAGTGTCTTGCTGGCGGCAAGATAGAAGATGTCCGAACAATTACTCTGACCGCCAGTGGCGGCCCGTTTCGCGGTCGCAGCCGGTCCGAACTGCAATCGGTGACGCCCGAACAGGCAGTGGCGCATCCCAATTGGGATATGGGTGCCAAGATCAGTGTCGATTCAGCAACAATGATGAACAAGGGGCTGGAACTGATCGAGGCGTATTATCTGTTTCCCGTCGGCCTCGATAACATCCATATCCTGGTTCATCCACAATCAGTGATCCACTCAATGGTCGAATATCATGACCGATCGACCCTGGCCCAGCTCGGGTCGCCGGATATGCGAATCCCCATCGCCAGCGCGCTGGCTTGGCCGGATCGGATGCACACCGACTGTACCCCGCTCGACCTTGCCACGATCGGTCAGCTCGATTTTATGGCGCCTGATGAAAAAACCTTCCCGGCAACGGCGATGGCACGCGCGGCGATTTCCGCAGGTGGCGCCCGTCCGGCCATGCTTAACGCCGCCAATGAAATCGCAGTGGCGGCGTTTCTTGCCGGAAAGATCGGCTTTCTGGATATTGCAGATATTGTCGATGGAGTGTTGCAATCGCTGGACTGTGCTGCGCCCCAAAATATAGAGGATGTGCTCGAGATCGATAGCCTCGCTCGTCAGGCGGCGCGCGAACAGGCCATGCTTGCTCCGGTTAGCCCCGGTTAA
- a CDS encoding phosphatidate cytidylyltransferase, translated as MRTVSGIVMLAIAGAALWTGGLFFGLLCALVAGAVLAEFWALVRKFTTTLAGRVLWMGFGLVYIGLAVIALIFTRIEPGAGLQALMLIMAVIATDVGAYFVGRAIGGPKLAPRISPNKTWAGLLGGMVAATAIWTGYNLLTDGQSLRIAVTSGILIAIVAQSGDLLESWMKRRAGVKDSGTLIPGHGGVFDRVDGMLAVFFVFGLTHIVLIWRYFSP; from the coding sequence GTGCGCACCGTTTCAGGCATTGTGATGCTGGCCATTGCCGGTGCCGCCCTGTGGACGGGCGGGCTGTTCTTCGGGCTGCTATGCGCACTGGTCGCCGGAGCTGTACTGGCGGAATTCTGGGCACTGGTGCGCAAGTTCACCACGACGCTTGCTGGGCGGGTACTGTGGATGGGCTTTGGGCTTGTCTATATCGGGCTGGCCGTGATTGCGCTGATTTTCACCCGGATTGAGCCTGGTGCCGGTCTTCAGGCGCTGATGCTGATCATGGCGGTAATCGCTACCGATGTTGGTGCCTATTTTGTCGGTCGCGCTATAGGCGGCCCCAAATTGGCGCCGCGTATCAGTCCCAACAAGACATGGGCCGGGCTGTTGGGCGGCATGGTCGCCGCGACAGCCATATGGACTGGATATAATCTGCTTACCGATGGTCAATCGCTGCGGATCGCCGTAACCAGCGGCATATTGATCGCCATAGTTGCACAATCGGGCGATTTGCTCGAAAGCTGGATGAAACGGCGGGCAGGGGTCAAGGACAGTGGTACGCTGATCCCCGGTCATGGCGGCGTTTTCGATCGCGTCGATGGCATGCTCGCCGTCTTCTTTGTCTTTGGCCTGACGCATATCGTTCTGATCTGGAGATATTTTTCACCGTGA